The DNA region AGCATGCCTGTATTTTTCAGGTACTTGTTGAATGCTTCATGGTCAAAGCCTTTAATGGCGGGGAATTTCATGCCTGCAAAGATGCAAAATTAAAAATGATGGAGCAGTTCTTCCAGGTTATTGATTTGCCATTCCACATCGCCTGGCTTATCCTTGTTCAGCGGATTGAAATAAATGGCTTTCATGCCAAAGTCCTGCGCCCCTCTGATGTCGGCCTCCAGGCTGTCACCAATCATGATGCTCTCGTGCTTCTGGGCCTGTGCTTTGTTAAGGGCATATTCAAAAATGGCTTTATGAGGTTTGTTTACGCCTACATCTTCAGAGATGATGACATTGCGGAAGTATGGGTTTAAGCCGGAAACATTCATTTTGGTAAGTGTGGTTTCCTTAAAGCCGTTGGAAATGATATGCAGTGTATATTTTTTGTAAAGATAGCCCAGTACTTCTTCAGAGCCCCTGAAGAGATTGGTTTTGGTGGGGCTGATGCGTACATAGTCTTCCTCGAACTGCGTAGGGATCTGATCGGGTTTTACCCCAAGCTGCCTGAAGGTTTTGTTGAACCTTTGTGACCGCAACTGTTCCTTACTGATCCTGCCTACGTGGTATTCTGCCCACAGCTGGTGGTTATTTTCGGTGTAGGTAGCAATAAACTCCTCGCAGGAACGGAGGCCAGCTTTTTCGAGCTGGTACAGTTCATAAAGTTCCTTTAGTGTTTCCTGGGCATTGCGGTCGAAATCCCAGATGGTATGGTCTAAATCAAAAAAAATATGCTTGATCATGCTTTATGTTCTCGGGTAACAGGGAGCTAGACTTTTGGCCCATAGGCCAGGTCGCCGGCATCTCCCAATCCGGGCACAATGTACGATTTACTCGTCATTTCTTCATCAATAGCCCCTATCCATAATTTTGCTTTGGGCAGGTTTGCCCTTACATGCCTGATGCCTTCAGCGCTGGCGATGGCCGATACGATATGCAATTCTTTGATCGGATAACTGCGCATCAGTTCTTTACAGCAAAGCACCATACTCATGCCGGTAGCCAGCATGGGGTCGGCCATGATTACGATCCTGTTACTTAGGTCTGGTGTGGAAACATATTCGAGTGCGATTTCAAAGCTACCGCTCTTGTGCACTTTTCTGAAGGCCGCCAGAAATGCGGATTCCGCCCTGTCGAAAATATTGAGCATGCCTTTGTGCAAGGGAATCCCCGCGCGGATGATGGTAGCGAGTACCGGCTGCTCTGTCAGTTTAACCGTTTGTGCAATGCCCAGTGGGGTTTGTGTTTCTGTTTTGGTATAAGCAAAGGTACGGCTGATTTCCATTGCAAAAAATTCTCCGATGCGTTCCATGTTGTAACGGAAGCGCATGGAATCTTTCTGAATGTTTTCGTCCCTGATCTCAGCGACAAAAACATTTGCAATGGAATTGATTTTACTGAGCTCAAATATCATTATATAAAGATAAAAAATAAAAATGGCCATTTACCAGTTTAACACTATCTAAAAGTTCATTCAACTGTAACAACAATGCTTCGGTGGTTTTGTTGTTAAGCAGTGCCAGGTCTGTCGCTGCGACAGGGTGAATGATTAGCCTTGTGGTTTGCTCGAGCTGAAGATCGTACCATAGGAAGGGGCTGCAGGTTCCGGCCCTGAAGCCAGGCTGGTTGCTGTAATACATGCTGTAGTCATTGCCCGTATTGTTTTTAATCAGTCTGATATAACTTTTTGGCAGCAGTAGCTGCGCATCAAAATGAGCGGCGCTGTTTGCCGGTGAGATAAATACCTGCGCTGTTTTTATAGATCCTTCCTGCTGCATTTGTACAATAAGCTGATGGACACAGGCGAGTTTTTCCTGGTCGTTTGTTGTGACCCTGCGGATCATTGATCTGAAATAACCAGCCATACGGGCAATCGGGCTTAGAGCTTTTGTTTTTGCAGGAAGGGCATATACAGGGTTAAAAGAGAATTCCCTGGAGCCAAAGGAGAGTTCAGGGAAATGTTTTAACAGGATGTTTTTAAGGAGCAGTGCCCAGCCATCTATCACCGGAAGTTTTAATAGGCCGGCATGGTACTGCAGACTTTGTAAGGGTGCATAAAGGTTGTTGTCCTGCGCTGGTGGCAGGTATTCTTCATACCTGCTTAGGAAATAGAAGGATGCAGCAAAAACATCGAATGGCAGCGTACTTTTTTCGACAGCGAAAGGCACTTTATGGTCGCCAAACCGGGTTGTGCGGATTTGCTGTGCTGTTATTTTATGTTCAAGCAGTAGCTGCGCACTTTT from Pedobacter africanus includes:
- a CDS encoding YjjG family noncanonical pyrimidine nucleotidase, with amino-acid sequence MIKHIFFDLDHTIWDFDRNAQETLKELYELYQLEKAGLRSCEEFIATYTENNHQLWAEYHVGRISKEQLRSQRFNKTFRQLGVKPDQIPTQFEEDYVRISPTKTNLFRGSEEVLGYLYKKYTLHIISNGFKETTLTKMNVSGLNPYFRNVIISEDVGVNKPHKAIFEYALNKAQAQKHESIMIGDSLEADIRGAQDFGMKAIYFNPLNKDKPGDVEWQINNLEELLHHF
- the upp gene encoding uracil phosphoribosyltransferase, which encodes MIFELSKINSIANVFVAEIRDENIQKDSMRFRYNMERIGEFFAMEISRTFAYTKTETQTPLGIAQTVKLTEQPVLATIIRAGIPLHKGMLNIFDRAESAFLAAFRKVHKSGSFEIALEYVSTPDLSNRIVIMADPMLATGMSMVLCCKELMRSYPIKELHIVSAIASAEGIRHVRANLPKAKLWIGAIDEEMTSKSYIVPGLGDAGDLAYGPKV
- a CDS encoding DUF7033 domain-containing protein — protein: MKLLIYVPLLTPRIKYIFNFIFHDILKTEVGFSVSIEEFVQSTLPKFCYAPQPIGGELFFKSAQLLLEHKITAQQIRTTRFGDHKVPFAVEKSTLPFDVFAASFYFLSRYEEYLPPAQDNNLYAPLQSLQYHAGLLKLPVIDGWALLLKNILLKHFPELSFGSREFSFNPVYALPAKTKALSPIARMAGYFRSMIRRVTTNDQEKLACVHQLIVQMQQEGSIKTAQVFISPANSAAHFDAQLLLPKSYIRLIKNNTGNDYSMYYSNQPGFRAGTCSPFLWYDLQLEQTTRLIIHPVAATDLALLNNKTTEALLLQLNELLDSVKLVNGHFYFLSLYNDI